One window of the Pedosphaera parvula Ellin514 genome contains the following:
- the coxB gene encoding cytochrome c oxidase subunit II produces the protein MEKTSIFHPNSPFARSTVDLLNVTFVISAVIMTLVCGLVAYCIWRFRGRPEHPEPHQLRGHKTLEIVWTVIPFLLLVYLLILTVRSMYASDPPRHNRDPDIIVTGHQFWWEARYPKSGVVTANEIHIPTGQPLLLRLESADVIHDFWVGQLGRKMDVMPDYANFIWIQANQPRDYYGVCAEFCGVQHAWMRIRVTAQSPEEFADWERQQLQPAPTPAGASAQRGAELFRQITCINCHAIRGLPGEPHAGPDLTHVATRQTLGAGVVENTPEHLAQWLKNPQKLKPGNLMPNMLLTDAQVQDMVSYFQTLK, from the coding sequence ATGGAAAAAACCAGTATATTTCATCCAAATTCCCCGTTCGCGCGGTCCACCGTGGACCTCCTGAACGTGACGTTCGTCATAAGTGCAGTCATCATGACTCTGGTGTGTGGACTGGTTGCCTATTGCATCTGGCGCTTTCGAGGCCGCCCGGAACATCCGGAACCACATCAACTTCGGGGCCATAAAACGTTGGAGATTGTTTGGACTGTCATTCCTTTTCTGCTGCTGGTCTACCTGCTGATACTCACAGTCCGATCAATGTATGCATCCGATCCCCCCAGGCACAACAGAGATCCCGATATTATCGTAACTGGACACCAGTTTTGGTGGGAAGCGAGGTATCCAAAGTCCGGTGTGGTGACAGCAAATGAAATTCATATCCCCACGGGCCAACCCCTGTTGCTTCGCCTCGAGTCAGCCGATGTCATCCATGATTTCTGGGTAGGGCAACTGGGGCGGAAAATGGACGTGATGCCCGACTACGCGAATTTCATCTGGATTCAGGCCAACCAGCCCAGGGATTACTATGGAGTCTGCGCAGAATTCTGCGGGGTTCAACATGCCTGGATGCGGATTCGGGTAACCGCTCAATCTCCCGAGGAGTTTGCCGACTGGGAACGGCAACAGCTGCAACCTGCTCCCACTCCTGCAGGTGCATCGGCTCAAAGGGGCGCCGAACTGTTTAGGCAAATAACCTGCATTAACTGCCACGCCATTCGTGGTCTGCCGGGCGAACCCCACGCCGGACCAGATCTCACCCATGTCGCCACTCGTCAAACCCTGGGTGCAGGCGTGGTTGAGAACACGCCGGAACATTTGGCGCAGTGGCTCAAAAATCCGCAAAAACTCAAACCGGGCAATCTCATGCCAAACATGTTGCTCACCGACGCACAGGTGCAGGATATGGTGAGTTATTTCCAGACACTAAAATGA
- the ctaD gene encoding cytochrome c oxidase subunit I, with protein MSETTSNAIPLPQPASVKETGWLYGWITTVDHKRIGILYLFTALVFFAIAGIMALLMRLQLAFPNNTLIHPAAYNQLFTMHGTTMVFLVGMPMLIGFANYFVPLMIGARDMAFPRLNAMTLWMLVFGGILLYFSYATGDPPAVGWFSYAPLSEKSFSSGPGVNYWIASLLILGTSSIAAGVNLIATVLSLRVRGMTMRKLPLFVWMSFITAVLIIFALPALNVAIVMLLIDRQLNSFFFSPLRGGASILWQHFFWAFGHPEVYILALPAFGMISEVLPVFSRKPIFGYEFVATSGVIIALLSYGVWAHHMFASGLGHAAEIFFGAASMLIAIPTGVKVFNWIATMWGGSLRFTTSMLFAIGFLVNFTLGGLSGVTFTAVPANWQTTDTYYVVAHFHYVLIGGTVFGTFAGLYYWFPKMSGRMLSERLGKWHFWLTMISFNLTFFVQHILGLIGMPRRVYTYPDLPYYASLNLISTAGAVLSAVAVLVLLWNIFRSLRHGEPAGDNPWRAFTLEWITTSPPAEHNFERVPPVHSRRPVWDLMHPENPDPPISGVVNQDSPYLEKNFVGMWSFILSEATFFALLISGYIYYNAYWHSTGPDAAAHLNRNLATVFTLFLLASSLTFWLAEKNLHRGNHHSFRFWLVITILLGLVFIVGQGHEYFDLFRRGVTIDTTLFASSFFTLTGFHGLHVCVGLIGLLIVLWLAFKGDFKSGRIEAVRTIGFYWHFVDVVWIFVFTTVYLVGPHL; from the coding sequence ATGAGTGAAACAACTTCCAACGCCATTCCGCTCCCCCAACCCGCTTCAGTCAAGGAAACGGGCTGGCTTTATGGATGGATTACCACAGTCGATCACAAACGCATTGGCATTCTCTATCTGTTTACTGCCCTCGTCTTTTTCGCCATAGCCGGCATCATGGCCCTGCTCATGCGTCTGCAACTGGCCTTCCCAAACAACACTCTCATCCATCCGGCTGCTTATAATCAGCTGTTTACCATGCATGGCACAACCATGGTATTCCTGGTCGGAATGCCCATGCTCATCGGGTTCGCCAATTATTTTGTCCCGCTGATGATCGGCGCACGCGACATGGCATTTCCACGACTGAACGCCATGACGTTGTGGATGCTGGTATTCGGAGGCATCCTGCTCTACTTCAGCTACGCAACGGGCGATCCTCCTGCCGTCGGCTGGTTCAGCTATGCGCCCCTGAGTGAAAAATCTTTCTCCTCCGGCCCCGGGGTGAACTACTGGATTGCATCTCTACTCATTCTGGGCACCAGCTCGATCGCTGCCGGCGTTAATTTGATCGCAACGGTTTTGTCGCTCCGCGTTCGAGGAATGACCATGCGCAAACTGCCGCTCTTTGTCTGGATGTCCTTCATCACCGCAGTCCTCATCATTTTTGCGCTCCCTGCACTCAATGTGGCCATCGTGATGCTGTTGATTGATCGGCAACTGAATTCCTTTTTTTTCAGCCCGCTCCGCGGCGGCGCATCCATCCTGTGGCAGCACTTCTTTTGGGCCTTCGGTCATCCGGAGGTCTACATCCTCGCGCTGCCCGCTTTTGGAATGATTTCGGAAGTGCTGCCGGTATTCTCCCGCAAGCCGATCTTTGGTTACGAATTCGTTGCAACTTCGGGCGTCATCATCGCCCTGCTGAGCTACGGAGTCTGGGCTCATCATATGTTCGCTTCCGGGTTGGGGCACGCTGCTGAAATCTTTTTTGGAGCTGCAAGCATGCTCATCGCCATCCCGACGGGAGTAAAGGTTTTCAACTGGATAGCCACCATGTGGGGCGGCTCGCTGCGTTTCACCACTTCCATGCTGTTTGCCATAGGCTTTCTCGTCAATTTCACCCTTGGCGGACTCAGCGGCGTCACGTTCACCGCTGTTCCGGCCAACTGGCAAACAACGGACACCTATTATGTCGTTGCGCATTTCCATTATGTGTTGATCGGCGGCACAGTCTTCGGGACCTTCGCCGGCCTGTACTACTGGTTCCCCAAAATGAGTGGCCGCATGCTCTCCGAGCGCCTCGGCAAATGGCATTTTTGGCTGACAATGATCTCCTTCAATTTGACTTTCTTTGTGCAACACATCCTTGGCCTCATCGGCATGCCGCGTCGCGTGTACACTTATCCAGATCTCCCTTATTACGCCTCTTTGAACCTCATTTCCACCGCGGGAGCGGTGCTCTCCGCAGTCGCAGTGCTGGTCCTGCTCTGGAATATTTTCCGGAGCCTGCGCCATGGCGAACCTGCGGGGGACAATCCTTGGAGGGCTTTTACATTGGAATGGATCACCACCTCTCCTCCGGCAGAACACAACTTTGAACGCGTGCCGCCTGTGCACAGCCGCCGGCCGGTATGGGACCTGATGCATCCGGAAAATCCAGACCCGCCCATCTCCGGCGTGGTCAACCAGGATAGCCCTTATCTGGAAAAGAACTTTGTCGGCATGTGGAGCTTCATTCTTTCTGAAGCGACTTTCTTCGCCCTCCTGATTTCAGGTTACATCTATTATAATGCCTATTGGCACAGCACTGGGCCTGATGCAGCGGCCCATCTCAACCGCAATCTTGCAACCGTATTCACTCTGTTCCTCCTGGCCAGCAGCCTCACGTTCTGGCTCGCGGAGAAGAACCTGCATCGCGGCAATCACCATAGCTTTCGCTTCTGGTTGGTCATCACAATACTGCTCGGCCTGGTTTTTATCGTGGGACAAGGCCATGAATACTTCGATCTGTTCCGTCGCGGCGTTACCATCGATACGACCCTCTTCGCCAGTTCGTTTTTCACCCTGACCGGTTTTCACGGGTTGCATGTCTGCGTCGGCTTGATTGGCTTGCTGATCGTACTCTGGCTGGCATTCAAAGGTGATTTCAAATCGGGACGAATCGAGGCGGTGAGAACCATTGGCTTTTACTGGCACTTTGTCGACGTGGTTTGGATCTTTGTCTTTACAACCGTTTATCTCGTCGGACCACATCTATGA
- a CDS encoding cytochrome c oxidase assembly protein yields MTTTQFLSSSWNVIPAALTLCVLLLAAGMGRQISSARHKLWLALAAALFAVAMFSPLNALARGYLFSAHMAQHLLLLLIIPALFCLSLPVQSAQHSTRNEKCPEPNISVKSLVISWLAGVGAMWLWHIPAFCNAAATNDWIRRLQTISLLIMGGMFWWPVLRPGTSRRIAPLAGVAYLFMACMACTLLGIYITFSPVPVCSAYHHPVDRLGILPLIRQQWGLTPSVDQQVGGLLMWVPSCLIYLVGIIGQLARWYGNNEPAEAPFVPSPQAGGAGTS; encoded by the coding sequence ATGACAACAACACAATTTCTATCCTCAAGCTGGAACGTGATCCCCGCAGCCTTGACATTGTGCGTTCTCCTACTGGCCGCCGGCATGGGAAGACAGATTTCTTCAGCACGTCATAAGCTCTGGCTGGCATTGGCCGCCGCTCTCTTTGCAGTGGCGATGTTCTCTCCCCTCAACGCCCTAGCCAGGGGATATCTATTCAGTGCACATATGGCTCAGCACCTCTTACTGCTTCTAATCATCCCTGCCCTGTTCTGTCTCAGTTTGCCAGTCCAATCCGCTCAACACTCAACGCGGAATGAAAAATGTCCTGAACCCAATATCTCTGTGAAGAGCCTTGTAATCTCCTGGCTCGCGGGAGTAGGCGCCATGTGGCTCTGGCACATCCCTGCCTTCTGCAACGCAGCAGCCACAAATGACTGGATTCGACGTTTGCAAACCATTTCCCTCCTGATCATGGGGGGAATGTTCTGGTGGCCTGTTCTCCGCCCCGGCACTTCCCGGCGGATTGCACCACTTGCCGGTGTGGCCTATTTGTTCATGGCCTGCATGGCCTGCACGCTCCTCGGAATTTACATCACCTTTTCCCCGGTGCCTGTCTGTTCGGCTTATCATCACCCTGTCGATCGACTCGGCATCCTCCCCTTGATCCGGCAGCAGTGGGGTCTCACCCCTTCTGTGGATCAACAGGTGGGTGGCTTGTTGATGTGGGTTCCATCCTGCTTGATTTACCTCGTCGGTATTATCGGGCAACTCGCCCGCTGGTACGGCAATAATGAACCCGCAGAAGCCCCGTTCGTCCCCAGCCCGCAAGCAGGAGGGGCCGGAACCTCATAA
- a CDS encoding ubiquinol-cytochrome c reductase iron-sulfur subunit — MKETHNQGPPHPQSPATPEELSRRAFFRDISLVLGGCITLGLAAPLVGFIFSPLTRHEPKVWRSVGKVDSFKIGETVDVRYDDASPEPWAGVTARTAAWLRRESENTFVAFSINCTHLGCPVRWLPAARLFMCPCHGGVFYENGDVAAGPPERPLTRYPVRVLNGEVQIETAPIPIVS, encoded by the coding sequence ATGAAAGAAACTCATAATCAAGGGCCTCCCCATCCACAATCGCCCGCCACCCCGGAGGAACTTTCAAGACGGGCGTTTTTCCGGGACATAAGCCTCGTTCTTGGCGGCTGCATCACCTTGGGATTGGCCGCCCCTCTGGTTGGTTTTATCTTCAGTCCGCTGACTCGCCACGAGCCGAAAGTCTGGCGCTCTGTCGGGAAGGTTGATTCTTTCAAAATCGGTGAGACAGTGGATGTGCGCTATGATGATGCTTCGCCGGAACCATGGGCGGGCGTCACAGCGCGCACAGCAGCATGGTTGCGACGGGAGAGCGAGAACACCTTCGTTGCCTTCTCGATTAATTGCACTCATCTGGGATGTCCGGTTCGATGGCTGCCTGCGGCAAGACTGTTTATGTGTCCCTGCCATGGCGGCGTGTTCTATGAAAACGGGGACGTGGCCGCAGGGCCGCCTGAGCGTCCTCTCACCCGCTATCCCGTTCGGGTGCTGAATGGTGAGGTACAGATAGAAACCGCTCCCATCCCGATTGTTAGCTGA
- a CDS encoding cytochrome b N-terminal domain-containing protein, with the protein MIRRKLKQTWEWLDDRVGFTETFGPMITHLVPRGARWWYVFGSATLFAFMIQVISGVALAFSYIPSTAHAYETLQFITNQAPFGNFLRALHYYGASAMVLMVGLHMAQVFLFGAYKYPREMTWVTGVMMLGFVLIMGFTGQLLRWDQTGVWSVIVAAEQVGRTPLIGDWLARFTLGGDTVGGATLSRFFAIHVFIMPAMVFAFVGIHLLGVLRHGISPPPKPGQFLSRKTYHQEYADYLKKDGVPFWPDSAWRDVVFGAAMAAVIVILALAFGPPELGKQPDPSLVEAYPRPDWYLLWYFAVLALLPKGTETWFMVFGPMLAGFWLIVLPFISKRGERSPRRRPWAWAAVLMVVIMIATFWRAGIKSNWSPNFNIEPLSEKVVGAASGPIAAGAHLFYSKGCLNCHLIENYGGRRGPDLTNIGSQRTKEQLILTILGGRGNMPAYASNITPEEMKELTTFLESRKQR; encoded by the coding sequence ATGATCAGAAGAAAGCTCAAGCAGACTTGGGAGTGGCTCGACGATCGCGTGGGGTTCACGGAAACATTCGGCCCGATGATCACACATCTGGTGCCGCGTGGAGCACGGTGGTGGTACGTTTTCGGCAGTGCGACTCTGTTCGCTTTCATGATTCAGGTTATCTCCGGCGTCGCCCTCGCCTTCTCCTATATTCCCTCCACCGCACACGCCTATGAGACCTTGCAGTTCATCACAAACCAGGCACCATTCGGCAATTTCCTTCGCGCTCTCCATTACTACGGAGCCTCCGCAATGGTGCTGATGGTTGGACTCCACATGGCTCAGGTGTTCCTGTTTGGAGCCTACAAATACCCTCGAGAGATGACCTGGGTTACCGGCGTGATGATGTTGGGATTTGTCCTGATCATGGGTTTTACGGGACAACTTTTGCGCTGGGATCAAACCGGCGTTTGGTCAGTAATTGTCGCTGCGGAACAGGTTGGACGAACGCCTTTGATCGGTGACTGGCTGGCACGATTTACCCTGGGTGGCGACACCGTGGGCGGAGCCACGCTAAGCCGCTTTTTTGCCATACATGTTTTCATCATGCCGGCAATGGTCTTTGCCTTCGTCGGCATTCACTTGCTTGGGGTTTTGCGACACGGCATTTCTCCACCGCCGAAACCTGGTCAGTTTCTTTCCCGCAAGACATACCATCAGGAGTATGCAGATTATCTCAAGAAGGATGGAGTGCCGTTCTGGCCTGATTCGGCCTGGCGCGATGTGGTTTTTGGAGCAGCCATGGCAGCTGTCATCGTGATCCTGGCGTTGGCATTCGGCCCGCCGGAGCTGGGCAAACAGCCCGATCCAAGTCTGGTTGAAGCATATCCAAGGCCGGACTGGTATCTGCTCTGGTATTTTGCTGTGCTGGCACTTCTGCCCAAAGGAACGGAAACCTGGTTCATGGTCTTTGGCCCCATGCTGGCAGGATTTTGGCTGATTGTCCTCCCATTCATCTCAAAGAGGGGTGAACGCAGCCCGCGTCGGCGCCCCTGGGCGTGGGCGGCCGTGCTCATGGTTGTTATAATGATCGCGACTTTTTGGAGGGCGGGCATAAAATCCAATTGGTCACCCAATTTCAATATCGAACCCCTGTCGGAAAAAGTCGTTGGAGCTGCGAGCGGTCCGATTGCTGCAGGCGCACACCTGTTTTACTCCAAAGGCTGCTTGAACTGCCATCTGATCGAAAATTACGGTGGACGACGCGGTCCGGACCTCACCAACATCGGCAGCCAACGTACGAAGGAACAACTCATCCTTACCATCCTGGGTGGACGAGGAAATATGCCTGCCTATGCAAGCAATATCACGCCTGAAGAAATGAAGGAATTAACGACCTTCCTCGAGTCTCGCAAGCAACGCTGA
- a CDS encoding cytochrome c3 family protein, which produces MSLGIGSLVLLLNSCSTTDRTIVAPPQIEGATFVGDKACLECHANISHAFPASPHARLRLEKAGMPGVQGCESCHGPASKHVAVGGGRGRFIINPGKDPQSCFQCHLETEAAFHLPQHHPLIEGKMNCVQCHDPHGLDIMKPKHGLAMSRLNETCSQCHREQTRPFVFEHEALREGCIVCHSPHGSINAKMLIQRDSNLCLKCHAQIQGPGAGGTGHIFIGKEDHTDHLRYGTCWTAGCHTAIHGSNINPHMFY; this is translated from the coding sequence ATGTCTCTCGGCATCGGGTCTCTGGTTCTGCTCCTCAATTCCTGTTCCACCACCGATCGAACCATCGTTGCTCCCCCTCAAATCGAGGGTGCCACTTTCGTCGGTGATAAAGCCTGCCTCGAATGCCACGCCAACATCAGCCACGCCTTCCCCGCCAGCCCTCATGCACGGCTGCGTCTCGAGAAAGCTGGTATGCCCGGTGTTCAAGGCTGCGAATCCTGCCATGGCCCCGCCAGCAAACATGTCGCCGTCGGTGGCGGGCGCGGCAGATTCATCATCAATCCCGGCAAAGACCCTCAATCCTGTTTCCAATGCCACCTCGAAACCGAGGCCGCCTTTCATCTTCCCCAACATCATCCCCTCATCGAAGGGAAAATGAACTGTGTCCAATGCCACGACCCGCACGGTTTGGACATCATGAAACCAAAACATGGTCTCGCCATGTCACGCCTGAATGAGACCTGCTCCCAGTGTCATCGCGAACAAACGCGTCCCTTCGTATTCGAACACGAAGCGCTTCGGGAAGGCTGCATCGTCTGCCACAGTCCCCACGGCTCCATCAACGCCAAGATGCTAATCCAGCGCGATTCAAATCTTTGTCTCAAATGCCACGCACAAATCCAGGGTCCCGGCGCTGGCGGCACCGGGCATATCTTCATTGGCAAGGAAGATCACACCGACCATCTCCGCTACGGCACCTGCTGGACTGCCGGCTGCCACACCGCCATCCATGGCTCAAACATTAACCCTCACATGTTCTATTGA
- a CDS encoding c-type cytochrome domain-containing protein produces the protein MTYPLSSRSGPALFLLLLTLSIAATAAEADLSKLPPPATNHIDFSRDIQPIFNQSCLRCHGPEKPKSHFRLDNRDSAIKGGENGVDILPGNSAKSPLVQFVAGLPEEMQMPPAGKGNPLTPGQIALLRAWIDQGAMWSSTAPTNTLAFTFSPTLRFITVNGNEQQFREHYWQREGWNGGVEQFELTEQVKPDTKVMTLGHVLQDDYRLELSVQKDEVGFVHTGWEQYRKYYSDTGGFYPTFTPQVFSLDRDLHLDIGRAWIDFGLTLPNWPQMVLGYEYQYKNGNKSTLEWGDIVQGGIDRKIAPASQYQNERTHIIKFDLSYDIQGIQLEDNFRGEFYSLRTHDTNVIFFPAVSTFQGESVSEGYHHFQGANTLHAEKQFNDWLFGSAGYLYSHLNADASFSVDTINLSGIALPQHRWRGPDITLERESQVFNLSTLLGPWDGLTLSAGVQNEYTRQKGFGNDNFDEIFGANFFFPVPVTTTSDLDTALVEENIGVRYTKIPFTALFADARLRQESIGQFEEEKGGDQEFLRKTDFSSQLYDIRTGFNTSPWPWVSFTAQFRRYDDNSHYNNTLDQQPIGFPGIGYSAFIRARDLLTDEVETKIALRVTSWFRTTLSYRMLSSDYHTTTDPVPFGISPGGTLLAGHSDDHIYSLGATVTPFQRLYLSGTFSYQNSSTVTANNGDPSIVPYRGDIYSVLANATYVLSQATDIFATYSFSYADYAQNNFVAGLPVGIRYQQHVIQGGLLRRFGKNLSAKLQYAYFLYDEPTSGTFNNYNAQGIFATLTYRFQ, from the coding sequence ATGACTTACCCACTCTCATCCCGGTCCGGTCCGGCTCTATTTTTGCTCCTATTAACTCTAAGTATCGCCGCAACTGCTGCCGAGGCGGATCTTTCCAAACTGCCTCCGCCCGCCACCAACCACATTGACTTCTCGCGCGATATCCAACCCATCTTCAATCAGTCATGCCTCCGTTGTCATGGGCCGGAAAAACCGAAAAGTCATTTCCGCCTCGATAATCGTGACTCGGCCATCAAAGGTGGGGAAAATGGCGTGGACATCCTCCCCGGTAACAGCGCCAAAAGTCCACTCGTCCAATTCGTCGCCGGGCTGCCGGAGGAGATGCAAATGCCTCCCGCCGGCAAAGGCAATCCCTTGACTCCCGGTCAAATCGCCCTGCTCCGCGCCTGGATTGATCAGGGCGCAATGTGGAGTTCCACCGCCCCCACCAATACTCTCGCCTTCACCTTTTCCCCCACCCTGCGTTTCATCACTGTGAATGGAAACGAGCAGCAGTTCCGGGAACATTACTGGCAACGCGAAGGTTGGAACGGTGGTGTGGAACAATTCGAACTGACGGAGCAAGTCAAACCCGACACCAAGGTCATGACTTTGGGTCATGTCCTGCAGGACGATTACAGACTGGAATTGTCCGTGCAAAAGGATGAAGTCGGTTTCGTGCACACGGGCTGGGAACAATATCGCAAATACTATTCTGATACGGGCGGCTTCTATCCCACTTTCACTCCCCAGGTGTTTAGCCTCGACCGCGACCTGCACCTCGATATCGGACGTGCCTGGATTGACTTCGGACTCACCCTGCCCAACTGGCCGCAAATGGTTTTAGGCTACGAATACCAATATAAAAACGGCAATAAATCCACTCTCGAATGGGGCGACATCGTGCAAGGCGGAATCGATCGCAAAATTGCTCCCGCCAGCCAGTACCAGAACGAACGAACCCACATCATCAAATTCGATTTAAGTTACGATATTCAGGGTATCCAGCTTGAGGATAATTTCCGTGGCGAGTTCTACTCTTTGCGCACCCATGATACCAATGTCATTTTTTTCCCGGCCGTCAGCACCTTCCAGGGTGAAAGCGTCAGCGAAGGTTACCATCATTTCCAGGGCGCCAACACACTCCATGCTGAAAAACAGTTCAATGATTGGCTGTTCGGCTCGGCCGGCTACCTCTACAGCCACCTGAACGCTGATGCCTCCTTCAGCGTTGACACGATCAATCTCTCCGGCATTGCTCTCCCGCAACACCGCTGGCGCGGTCCTGACATCACCCTCGAACGTGAATCGCAGGTCTTCAACTTAAGCACGCTCCTCGGCCCATGGGATGGTCTGACTCTCTCGGCTGGCGTCCAAAACGAATACACCCGCCAAAAAGGTTTCGGTAACGACAATTTTGATGAAATTTTTGGCGCCAACTTCTTCTTTCCTGTCCCCGTCACCACCACTTCCGATTTGGATACGGCGTTGGTCGAGGAAAATATTGGCGTGCGTTATACAAAAATTCCTTTCACCGCGCTGTTCGCCGATGCCCGGTTGCGCCAGGAAAGCATCGGCCAGTTTGAAGAGGAGAAAGGGGGCGACCAGGAATTCTTACGGAAAACGGACTTTTCGAGCCAGCTTTATGACATTCGCACCGGCTTCAATACTTCTCCCTGGCCGTGGGTCTCTTTCACCGCGCAATTTCGCCGCTACGACGATAACAGCCACTATAATAACACGCTGGATCAACAGCCCATCGGCTTCCCGGGCATTGGCTATTCGGCCTTCATCCGCGCACGTGATCTTCTCACGGATGAAGTGGAAACCAAAATCGCCCTGCGCGTCACCAGTTGGTTTAGGACCACACTTTCCTATCGGATGCTCTCGTCTGATTATCATACCACCACCGATCCCGTCCCCTTTGGCATCTCTCCGGGCGGCACTTTGCTGGCGGGACACTCCGATGACCACATCTACAGCCTGGGCGCCACTGTCACCCCTTTTCAACGGCTTTATCTTTCTGGGACTTTCTCCTACCAAAACTCCAGCACCGTCACCGCCAACAACGGCGACCCCTCGATTGTCCCCTATCGCGGCGATATCTACAGCGTTCTTGCCAATGCCACCTATGTGCTGAGTCAGGCTACCGACATATTTGCGACTTACTCCTTTTCCTACGCCGATTATGCTCAAAATAATTTTGTCGCCGGCCTGCCCGTAGGCATCCGCTACCAGCAACACGTCATTCAAGGCGGTTTATTGCGCCGCTTCGGTAAAAATCTCTCGGCCAAACTCCAATACGCCTATTTCCTCTACGACGAACCCACGAGCGGCACCTTCAATAATTATAACGCTCAAGGCATTTTCGCGACGCTCACCTACAGGTTTCAATAA
- a CDS encoding cupredoxin domain-containing protein has product MRIQNQFPFKIPLAALLLALLILSQNSASAATTNVAFGGATLTFRPAVITINVGDTIVFSNAGGSHTVTGTGTDPFCGSGGVTTSCSHTFNTVGSFGYQCIPHAGVGMVGTVNVVAASVPPTISLTAPASGAVYAAPANVKFTTTVTAGTGSVTNVQYFANVTNSLGSTPSSPFNFTASNLAAGIYSLTGKAQNSVGLATTSSPVSITVVSPVAISNFLAQVTNGQFTFEHTANPGLKYVVEKSADLTAWSPTVTNTASSNSVHVSDAFQVGTLRFYRVGRLPNP; this is encoded by the coding sequence ATGAGAATTCAAAATCAGTTCCCCTTCAAAATCCCGTTGGCCGCTCTTCTCCTGGCGCTTTTAATTCTTTCCCAAAACTCGGCTTCGGCTGCCACCACAAACGTGGCTTTCGGCGGAGCCACCCTCACCTTCAGACCTGCTGTCATCACCATCAACGTCGGCGATACCATCGTCTTTTCCAATGCCGGCGGTTCACACACCGTAACCGGCACCGGCACCGACCCTTTCTGCGGCAGCGGCGGCGTCACCACCTCCTGCTCGCATACCTTCAACACCGTCGGTTCATTCGGTTATCAATGCATACCTCATGCGGGGGTAGGCATGGTCGGCACGGTCAACGTGGTTGCTGCTTCTGTTCCACCCACAATCAGCCTGACCGCCCCGGCCTCCGGGGCCGTTTATGCCGCCCCAGCCAATGTGAAGTTCACTACTACAGTCACTGCCGGCACCGGTTCAGTCACCAATGTGCAATATTTTGCAAACGTCACTAATTCCCTGGGCTCCACCCCCTCTTCCCCTTTCAACTTTACCGCGTCCAACCTGGCAGCCGGAATTTATTCTCTCACCGGCAAGGCGCAAAACAGCGTCGGCCTGGCAACTACCTCTTCTCCGGTTTCAATTACCGTGGTCAGTCCCGTCGCGATTTCCAACTTCCTCGCCCAAGTCACGAATGGTCAGTTTACCTTTGAGCACACTGCCAACCCCGGTCTCAAATACGTGGTGGAAAAATCCGCCGACCTGACCGCCTGGTCACCGACTGTTACCAACACCGCCAGCAGCAACAGCGTGCATGTAAGCGACGCTTTCCAGGTTGGAACGCTGCGCTTCTACCGGGTCGGCCGCCTGCCAAATCCCTAA